AGCAAGCCGAGTCGCCGGACGAGTCCGTCGCCTACAACACGAATGGAGTTCTCCAATGGGTCTATCGCCTAGAATCTCGTGGGTTTTGATCCATTTTTGGTTGAGCTTGAGGCCGGCGGCCGTCGCGAGGAGGTGGCGGTGCTGCAAGGCGTCGATCTTGCTCCGGCTGGAAGCCTCGATCTCGCTCCGATCTGTTggttgctggttttttttttctggttttttggttgattgtgggtgtgggtcggtgggttttgATCTTGATCGGCTTGGGTTTTCTGGTTCattggtgggttttgatgatcTTGCCGCCGATTGGGTGATGATTTGGCTTAATTGGGTTTCGGGTTGGGTGGGTGATTAATGGGTTTGGGCGATGAGTGAGTTGAGAACGCTGATTGGGTCAGAgttgttgtgattgtgattgtgtcgttgttgtgattgttgttgtgGAAGATCGGTGAATCATtgttgttgtgattgttgttgtgtcgttgttgtgattgttgttgtgGAAGATCGGTGAATCATTGttgttgtgttgttgttgtgattgttgttgtgGAAAATCGGTGAATCAGTGGCCGGATTTTGTTGTTGTGGAAGATCGGTGAATCAGCGGCCGGATTTTGTTGATTGTGTCgttgttgtgattgttgttgtgTTGGGCTGGGGTGGGTGTGGACGGAGAAGACGAGGTGGCGAGTTTGTGCCAGAGAGGAGAGggaaggaaataataaaaaaatgtataaagaatgaatattttattaaataaatgtgtagaatagataaactgatgtagGTGGTTTGTAAAAgtggatgtgtaaaatagaaaaagtaggttttttcttgtaaaatagacaaaaaatttacacgagctgatgtggttgctcttagTATGTTACAGTTATACTACTtcgtttttttgaaaaaaaataaaaaataaaaaaatacctgTCACCGATGAAATCAGTCACTgtacaaaacatttttttttctctttttgatctCAGCCACACACGTCCTTTCCTACTCAGCTGCTCTCATTCCTTCTCTTTACTCTTTGTACTTCTGCTCCTCTCAAGTCTCAAGTCTCACACTCTTGCCTCTCGGAGACTCAGACTCAGAACTCAGTCATCACTCATCAGCTAGACAGCTACCTCACTTCATCCCTCAGCTCAGTCAGACAAGTGGTTTGTAATGGTTTTAATATATGGGTTTGTAATGGGTTTtgaatattttgatatttagatTTGATCTAAGTTTTGATTTGTGGTTTGAATCCTtgagttttttgggtttgattttggttttagatGTCTCTTCCTCTTTCTGTGTGTGGAAACCGACAACCGCGCCGACTGGAACCGCCACCGATGTTGTCGGAAAACCGATCCTCAAGTGCGGCGACGACTTGGGTTTTTAGGAAACCGAAAATTCCGGTGCGGTGCAGAAACGGCCACAAAAACCGGCCGCACCGCACCGTGTACAGCCCTAAATACtacaaacataataaatttcaccttgacaaaaaataaaaacataataaatttcacaatttattaatgacttTTGATTCAAACAGAATGAGAGATGAGACTAAAGTGGGCATCCTGAGGATTGGACTGAGGTGAATCTTGATGTAGCCAATCTCAACGAGACCCAATTATAGATACAAATGATTCAATCTTGTATAAAGTCAGTTAACAACTTGATTTGATGCATCAAATTAGGGCAAAACAACTTATATTCAGCACTTCAATGTACTAGACGAAACATGATGCAAACACATGACCATTTGGACACGAGTAAATTGTATCGGTCTTAATACAATAGAGTCATCAAAttaaaactcttattattattattttttataaattaaaacacttattattattattattttttttaaaaaacaaacacttattgattctaaagaaaaaagaaaaaaaaaaaaacaccaataatttttttattggatgggAATTGAGAGGACCCTTAACACTGCTGACCTGGTATCAAATTCTGTAATTTCTCAAAACTCACGGATGTTCGGAACCAAAGTACTAGGCACTTTCTCAAGTTCTACGAGTGCACTTTGGACATCGACAGAGAGATCGTTGTAGACAAAGACACAACTCAACGCAAACAACCAGGTACCAAAACCCAATACCCAAATCATATCtaaatcttatttttgttttttaagattGTGCCTCCATCTCAATCTCCAACTTTTATGGATGATTCTTTCTTCTGGGTTCAACTAATCACTATGAAAGTTTAGGGTTTATATTGGGTTTTTCATCATTCCccgtttggttgctgagaaaaaaaGGTAGGAATCGAAAAAGTTAAAGTTGGGTTTGTTTCTTTATCTGGGTTGTATAAAAGCAGTAATGTGAATGTCCACTCATTTTTGCCCAACAAACAGTTTTGGAGAATAGGGTGTTAAAGACAGGAATTTTTGTTCCGgggttttcttgatttttttttgagtaaccAAACAGGGTGTTAATGTTCGTGAAATGGCACTTGGGTTTTTCTCGAACATACAAAATCTATGGCCTTTTTCTTTGCTGAAATATGATGACTTGAGATTGTCTGATGAACTGGTTCGTAAACTTTCGGTACCCGAACATACAAAACGTTTCATTTTTGCGGTTCGTGAGCCCGAAACACAGTCTGTGATTTATATATTGGCTGCTCAGAATTTGTCCGAGCGATCAGCCATAGATGCTGAGTGTTTAATTAGGGAAGTTAGACCTGATGCTGTTGTGGCCCAGGTGAGCAATTCATCCCTTACAGAAATTCAATCTGAAGAGAGTGAATTGAGTGATGGTGCGGTTCCCACTTCTTCGTTTGGAGTGCTTAAACGATGTTTTGTTGATAAGATTAATAAGGAGAGGTATGAATATGTTGCTGGCAACTCTGTTTTGCGAGAGATTTTTGGGACTAGTTTTCATGGACATCTTTTTGCAGCCAAGAGGGCAGCTGAGGAGGTTGGATCCTCATTCTTGGTGCTTGAATCACCCTCTGTGAAGTCTCCTGTTGGGGATAACCCACCGGAGGAAATTGACACGGGGTACAAGTTTCAAGGTTTAGTTAGTAGTTTGGTTCCTCAGAAAGCGGGTTCTGTTGTTCTTTTGAGTTCAAAGAGATTTTCTCTAACGAATGATTTTCAGAAGCAGATGGTGAAGTTGTTATCACCGTATTTGGATCTATCAATTCCGAGGTTTAGTCACTCAACTTCTGCATCGGAGGTGGGTTCAAAGGAAATTCAACCTATACGCAGTTATGAGGCACCGCCATTTGCTCAGTCCATTTATCCATTACTCGAGGATCTACATAATATATTTTCTGACCTACCATCAATTGGGAATGCTCTGGCTCATGCACAGAAAATGCTTCTTGATGTTAACAGAGGTGAAATTGTGGACATTAGCATCCTATCTGAGGTCTACACCTTTCGAATTGCAGTTGAGGGGCTGAGAGTTGCTCTAAACAATGCTGGTCGGTTACCCAttaacaaaataagaaattccATGCCAGCTAAGATTGATTTTTCAGAGCTTCCATTTGAGGACAAGTCACATGCACTCTTTGCACAGGCCCTTCGGAGTCAGACTAAGAAGTTCCAGACCATAGTGGCAGTAGTTGATGCTGGTGGCTTAGCCAATCTAAGGAAACACTGGAACACTCCTGTTCCTCTGGAGGTCAAGGATTTTGTCGAACAGCTTGGTACAAATTGTGAAGGGGATGGGGAACTTTCAAATCATAATGAGGGAAAACGATTATTAACAGGTAAACCTGTGGTGGCAGTTGGAGCCGGGGCAACAGCAGTTTTAGGAGCTTCATATGTCTCCAAAGTTGTTCCTGCATCGACTGTTGTGAAAGTTCTAACATTCAAAGTTCCTGCTTCACTTAAAATCTTACTGTCCCAAACTCAGAAGGCGACATCCCTAGCCTTTGGCAAGACTTTTGGGACATCAAAAGTTGTAGCTCCAAGTATTGCAAGTTATGGAGCCAAAACAACATCTATCTTTAAGGCAACTGCTTCTGCTGAAAAGATCCGGCTAGTAACCCACAGTGTTATAGCCTCTGCTGAGAAGACCAGCTTTTCAGCTATGAGAACAGCATTCTATGAAATAATGAGGAAACGGCAGGTACGGCCAATTGGTTTGCTACCATGGGCAACATTTGCGTGTAGTATTGCAACTTGCAGCAGCTTGCTTGTGTATGGAGATGGAATTGAATGTGCTGCTGAATCACTTCCTTCAGCTCCATCAATTGCCAGTTTGGGAAGAGGGATCCAAAGCTTACACCAGGCGTCTCAGTCCGCTATTCAAGCAGATGGCACCAGAATACAGAAATCTATAGAAGCCCTAATATACAGATGGAAGAAAGTAAAGGTGCAATAAAGTAAGAATGTGATTCTATTTGTACACTTGTTCATCTTCTTCATAAAGTGATGCCTGAATACAGTTCAGGGAAATATACTGTACATGTAAAGTCTACTATAAGGTtgtttttattgggtttttatttctgttttgtaTCAGGAATTCATTTTTTCTCCATAGAATTATAGAAACTGCTTTTCTGGGATACTTATGGAAGAAatctttgcttcttttttttttccccttcctaCATTGAGTGTAGAATTTTCATAATTCATTCTAATAGAGTTACAACTTATAAATCGCGGGGgaagaaattgaatttttttgttgctgACGGTGTTACTAATGTTGTTTGTTTAGTATATTCCTTTCTTTCCCCCAATGTTACATTATGAGATGATATAACTGGTCTTGGATTACAATTGTGTACATaacttttcctttctttcccccatgaatataaaattttatacatatCTTCTCTAACATTGTTTGTGAATTCTATCTCTCGTCTCATTACATTCGCAATTTTTACCTACATATATATAACATTGTTTGTGAATTCTCAACTTCCTTTAAAGGCGGATAATACTGCAAATTAAGCAGAATGGTTTTAACATGTATTGAATTTCCTTATGAAATCCAGccgcgccccccccccccccccctccccaaaaaaaaaaaagaaagaaggataTACATAGTTAAAATTTTCAGTATCCTTACTTCAAAGTTACTTTCCCTGAAATTGTAAATTGCTAGAAATGCTACCTCTTATTTAATTTgcacatttaaataaaaaaaaaatttgagtactTATTGAGTTGAAGAATTGAGATCATCAAGGAAGAAATATAAACTTAGAATGTGAAAAGATGAATCTCAGCTGGTTAATATGGAAATCAATTTAGGGATAATGTCAAACTAATGAGATATATAGGTAAATTGGCCTTCAAAGGTAGTCTTATGAATTGTTGAACAGGATAATTATCAAATCCCAtactcaaatatatatatatatatatatatatatcctttcaACTTAGGCCTGTTTGGTATCTCTATATCTATCCTTTCAACTTGCACTTCATTTGGTACCTCTATTAGAAATGCGTTTAACGGATTTCTATAAAGCAAAATGCTAGTGAGTTTTAGCTCAACTAGCACCTCCACCCCCAAAAAGTTTTAAGTGGAGGGTGAGGTgttgggttcaagacccatatAATGCACGTGtaaatcaccaataaaaaaaataaaacatctaTAAAGCAAAATTCCATGGTTTTTAAATCTGGACCAGATGGTATAGTTTGTTTAAACCGTTAATCTGATCAGAAAAGTATGAATCCTTTTGTTGTTGGACCAATGGTTTGGAATGTATGCTGTTTCTAAGACCTCTTTGGCTCACCACACATGACAGGTATTCTATTTCTCTCTAAATTTCTCCATGGTTTAATtgatttcttctctctctctctctctctctaaattctAATTTGATGAAATGTTTGTCTCATGGTCTGGCTAAGAATATCttctccccccacccccccccttccttttttttgggatcAAGAGAGCTTGACATATATTTGGGTgtcattgggttttttttttttttttttttttttttttttttttttgagatagttcTGCATAATTAACTTCATAGAAACAGGCGTATGaggtttgggttttggaggtgagattttatttcattatttttctgtGTGATTCACTCGCCTATTTGCGTGTTTGGGCAAGACTGCGTAATCATTGTTTCATGCTTCTCCAAAATtactttcaattaatttttctaatgtGGATTACAGCTTGCCCCTTGATTTGTAAAAACCACGGATACTTAGACGAAACAATTTTAGTTAACCAGATGTGTAGGGGACGTATTAGTCAACAAAGAgctttttagaattttaatagGCCATGCAGGTTACCATGGAATAATGAACAAAAAGCTGTGTCTCAATAATGTTTTGTTGGGTAGCATTTGGTCTTCGCTTTTCATCCTATTTTGGATTGCATTATGGAGGAAAACAAGAGCatgagttttattatttatttgctcTGGTGAATTTGTAATTGCAAGATATTGGATAAGAATTATATAGGAATTCATTTAGCATCTTTGTGTAGGATGAAAAGAATTACAAATGGGATTTATATGGAAAATGAAGTCCAAAAGGTGGACATTGAAAATACTAGAGGTAATAAGTAAGAATAGGGCTACCCCGTCTAGGTGCAGCCTAATGGTTGGAGGCTTGGGATGAGCTATAGACTCAAACATCCTGGGTTTGATCCCCACTAGTAGTTCCCTTAAATTACCTGATACGCAGTTCTAGCGGGTGGGGTTGTGTTTTTATGGTTTACTCCCTAGGGGTGAGTCCAAAGGGCCCTATCTTGGTGAGGTTCCatgtcataaaaaataaaaataaaatactaagaaCATGGCTATCTTGATGGCAAATGCAGAATCATTTCTGGgttcttcattgttgatgaggTAAGGCTCCTTGGCAAAGTTTGGTGTGCAGTGCCCTTGTGTTTGTTCTGGTTGGTGTGGAGGGAGTATAATCGAAGAGCATTTGAGGGGGTTGAGCGACCTTTAATGGACCTGAACATGTTCTAGCTGTATACTGTATATGAATGGACGATTGTTTTATCCACtcattcatcttcttctttgcttACTTTCATtgatagttttaatttttcttgatttttactTGCTCAGTATATCACTTGTGTACTGAGTTTTCCtctttttaataaagtttattatttgtcaacccaaaaaaaaaaaaaaaaaaaaaaaaaactatgatgAATTTCTGGTTTCTTCATGTGTTGATGAGGTAAGGCTCCTTTAAGAATTTGTGTCTGTACTATGATGAATATTGAGTgtagttttttattataattatgtatCATAAAGAATgtagttttttattataattatgtatCATAAATAATAATCTGGCTGGTGCTTAGGTTCTAAGAGATATTAAATGGCATTTTTACCGATGAAAAAAAAGTTGGCATTTTGTTCCATCTGTTCTTGTTATGATTTTGGATGAccatctaattttaattttcttttatttctttctttattatcattattattatttatttagatttctTACCTCATTGTGATTTAGATTTGTGGGGTGGTGAATTTTGCTTGGTGTttgagattttgttttgtgggaATCTGATGGTGGGGTTTTGTATTTATGGGTCAGTGGAAAATGTTTAATTTaggttattttgaattttgagattTCTTCGCCAAAACCAGGGTCTTGTTCTTGACCCTCACCATCTCAGCTTCCATGGTAATATTCTTCTCAATCCTCTACTCTATTTATCACATCTATCACTCCCTTGTGCAGCAGGTCAAGGAGAAAACAATAGGCCAATGCAGAATCTTTGGATCATAATGTTGATTTACTTCACTTTAACATGTCATACAGGATTAATGCTGTGTGTAATATACAAGAGTGATGATCAGTAGTTGTTATTATAGAACAGATTCAAGTGATTGAAGGTGTGTGTACTGTGAGAATTATGTTGTTGTATGTAGATTAGATTaaagacttttctttttctttgccaCTTATTAAATGCAAATATTGATAGTTCAAGTTTGTGTAGTGCCTGTTTGTAGCGTAAGCTCTCTaagtgtttcttttatttaagttGTTTCTGATATTGTCTTGCCACTGCTAAGTTTTAACTTCAATGTTATTTGTACTACTCTCAGTTGCACTCTTGGATCATTGAAAGTAGGTTTTTGACAAAAGAGAGCTGCAGTATATTTGCCTTTATACTCCTTACTTTGAAAAACTAACCTTGCAAAGGAGAATCCACTGGCAGATTTTAATCA
The Quercus lobata isolate SW786 chromosome 10, ValleyOak3.0 Primary Assembly, whole genome shotgun sequence DNA segment above includes these coding regions:
- the LOC115965696 gene encoding uncharacterized protein LOC115965696, which gives rise to MALGFFSNIQNLWPFSLLKYDDLRLSDELVRKLSVPEHTKRFIFAVREPETQSVIYILAAQNLSERSAIDAECLIREVRPDAVVAQVSNSSLTEIQSEESELSDGAVPTSSFGVLKRCFVDKINKERYEYVAGNSVLREIFGTSFHGHLFAAKRAAEEVGSSFLVLESPSVKSPVGDNPPEEIDTGYKFQGLVSSLVPQKAGSVVLLSSKRFSLTNDFQKQMVKLLSPYLDLSIPRFSHSTSASEVGSKEIQPIRSYEAPPFAQSIYPLLEDLHNIFSDLPSIGNALAHAQKMLLDVNRGEIVDISILSEVYTFRIAVEGLRVALNNAGRLPINKIRNSMPAKIDFSELPFEDKSHALFAQALRSQTKKFQTIVAVVDAGGLANLRKHWNTPVPLEVKDFVEQLGTNCEGDGELSNHNEGKRLLTGKPVVAVGAGATAVLGASYVSKVVPASTVVKVLTFKVPASLKILLSQTQKATSLAFGKTFGTSKVVAPSIASYGAKTTSIFKATASAEKIRLVTHSVIASAEKTSFSAMRTAFYEIMRKRQVRPIGLLPWATFACSIATCSSLLVYGDGIECAAESLPSAPSIASLGRGIQSLHQASQSAIQADGTRIQKSIEALIYRWKKVKVQ